A stretch of Chlamydiales bacterium DNA encodes these proteins:
- the rho gene encoding transcription termination factor Rho: MYQEDVSQNIQDPGSEKPHTPPQNSEPENITRIADLQRMNIEQLATFARNNGLRSLGALTKSQIVFEVVKSLSEKPNEVLVGEGVLEVLPDGFGFLRSPNYNYLPSAEDIYVSPAQIRRFDLKKGDTVYGTIRSPKEKEKYFALLKVDKINNKAPEKARERVLFENLTPLYPDKRLVMETTKEGLTTRVLDLAAPIGKGQRGLIVAPPRTGKTIILQTIANSIAVNNPESVLIVLLIDERPEEVTDMMRVVKGEVVSSTFDEPPERHVQIAEMAIEKARRLVEYGHDVIILLDSLTRLARAYNTVQPHSGKILTGGIDANALHKPKRFFGAARNIEEGGSLTIIATALIDTGSRMDEVIFEEFKGTGNMELVLDRRIADRRVWPAIDLIKSGTRKEELLYHPEELEKIYRMRQALADLSPLDAMNLLLGRLKKTNNNIEFLLSMKD; the protein is encoded by the coding sequence ATGTATCAAGAAGACGTTTCTCAAAACATCCAAGATCCCGGAAGCGAAAAACCGCACACTCCCCCACAAAATTCTGAACCAGAAAACATCACGCGTATTGCCGACCTGCAGCGGATGAATATTGAGCAGCTCGCAACATTTGCGCGCAACAACGGGCTGAGAAGTCTCGGAGCGCTCACAAAGTCCCAGATCGTCTTTGAAGTCGTTAAATCTCTCTCAGAAAAGCCCAATGAGGTTCTGGTAGGAGAAGGCGTCTTAGAAGTCCTTCCTGATGGATTTGGTTTCTTGCGCTCTCCCAACTACAACTACCTCCCCTCTGCCGAAGACATCTATGTCTCTCCTGCGCAGATCCGCCGCTTCGACCTGAAGAAGGGAGATACGGTGTATGGAACGATCCGCTCTCCAAAAGAGAAGGAGAAGTATTTTGCTCTTCTCAAAGTGGACAAGATCAACAATAAAGCCCCTGAAAAAGCAAGAGAGCGCGTTCTCTTTGAGAACTTGACTCCTCTCTATCCTGATAAGCGCCTTGTCATGGAGACCACTAAAGAGGGTCTGACAACCCGCGTGCTCGATCTGGCGGCACCAATCGGAAAAGGTCAGCGCGGTCTGATCGTCGCTCCTCCTCGTACTGGTAAGACGATCATCCTGCAGACAATTGCCAACTCCATTGCAGTAAACAATCCCGAGAGCGTTCTGATCGTCCTCCTCATCGATGAGCGTCCTGAAGAGGTCACAGACATGATGCGTGTCGTGAAGGGAGAGGTCGTCTCCTCTACCTTTGATGAGCCGCCTGAACGCCACGTGCAGATCGCAGAGATGGCGATCGAAAAAGCGCGCCGTCTCGTCGAGTATGGTCACGACGTGATCATCCTTCTAGACTCGCTCACTCGCCTTGCGCGCGCATACAACACCGTCCAACCCCACTCTGGAAAGATTTTGACTGGCGGTATCGATGCCAACGCCCTTCACAAGCCAAAACGCTTCTTCGGCGCAGCCCGCAATATTGAAGAGGGAGGCTCCCTTACCATTATTGCAACTGCTCTGATCGACACCGGGTCTCGCATGGATGAGGTGATCTTTGAAGAGTTTAAAGGCACAGGCAATATGGAGCTCGTACTCGATCGCCGTATCGCAGACAGACGCGTCTGGCCTGCAATCGATCTGATCAAGAGTGGAACCCGCAAAGAAGAGCTGCTCTACCATCCGGAAGAGCTCGAGAAGATCTACCGCATGCGCCAGGCGCTTGCAGACCTCTCACCTCTCGATGCGATGAACCTCCTGCTTGGCCGCTTGAAGAAGACCAACAATAACATCGAGTTCCTATTATCGATGAAAGATTAG
- a CDS encoding dephospho-CoA kinase, whose protein sequence is MLTLNKVAVTGGLASGKSSVCQILKACGAYVISADKVVHELLTPNSVVGQRVIDLLGSEILNDHKIDRDKIAKKVFSSPELLDSLEKILHPAVLNEIQRAYQKTREDQKHSLFVAEIPLLYESESHEFFDVVIAVVSDETLCQKRYADATKRTSKEYYLRMKRQLEPHVKAAKADYVITNNGTYEDLKHQVQQLYQTHLLRN, encoded by the coding sequence GTGTTAACCTTGAACAAGGTTGCTGTAACAGGCGGTCTTGCTTCTGGCAAGAGCTCCGTCTGTCAAATTCTTAAAGCCTGCGGAGCCTATGTCATCAGTGCTGACAAGGTAGTCCACGAGCTGTTAACTCCTAATTCAGTAGTTGGTCAGCGGGTCATCGACCTGCTAGGTTCAGAGATCCTCAATGATCACAAAATCGATCGAGATAAAATTGCAAAAAAAGTTTTTTCCTCTCCCGAGCTTTTGGACAGCCTTGAAAAAATCCTCCATCCCGCAGTATTAAATGAAATTCAACGCGCCTACCAGAAAACTAGAGAAGACCAGAAGCACTCCCTCTTCGTTGCCGAAATCCCCCTCCTCTACGAGAGCGAAAGCCATGAATTTTTCGATGTCGTCATTGCAGTTGTCTCTGACGAGACCCTATGTCAAAAGCGGTATGCTGATGCGACAAAACGTACTTCAAAGGAGTACTACCTGCGCATGAAAAGACAGCTTGAACCACATGTGAAAGCCGCAAAGGCGGATTATGTCATTACCAATAACGGCACCTATGAAGACCTTAAACATCAGGTGCAGCAGCTTTATCAAACACATCTCTTAAGAAACTAA